A DNA window from Anastrepha ludens isolate Willacy chromosome 6, idAnaLude1.1, whole genome shotgun sequence contains the following coding sequences:
- the LOC128867942 gene encoding uncharacterized protein LOC128867942, with protein MPVTTAAAAYMISAMKSLQVLFPKMLHVTCFAHGLHRLVEFIRSEFHEGNLLISKVKAAFVKSTARRQLFKQSNPDIPLPLEPIVTRWGTWLQACDYYADKFDAIKSVVDYLNGADSECNQDGKKSVSSVQYSTRFGIYKS; from the exons atgcCCGTTACTACCGCTGCTGCTGCATATATGATTTCGGCAATGAAGTCTCTTCAAGTTTTATTCCCAAAAATGCTACACGTTACATGTTTTGCCCATGGATTGCATCGATTGGTAGAATTTattcgttcagagttccatgaaGGAAATTTGCTGATATCAAAAGTAAAAGCTGCCTTCGTCAAG TCAACAGCTCGACGACAGCTGTTTAAGCAATCAAATCCGGACATTCCACTGCCACTCGAACCAATTGTCACTAGATGGGGAACTTGGCTACAAGCATGTGATTACTACGCTGACAAATTTGACGCTATAAAATCGGTTGTTGATTATTTGAATGGTGCAGATTCGGAATGTAATCAAGATGGAAAAAAAAGCGTTTCGAGCGTCCAATATTCGACAAGATTTGGCATTTATAAAAGCTAA
- the LOC128866394 gene encoding farnesol dehydrogenase-like, giving the protein MERWNKRVAVVTGASSGIGAAIVRHLANKGLIVVGLARRAERIQALRNEVEPSARNRVHALRCDMRNEAEIVAAFKEIEAKHGPVAVLVNNAGIGRASSLLDEGNSQDARDIVETNILGIVYATREAFRSMKANGGTGHVFLINSVAGHRVPSVLNMPMNLYSPSKYAVTAMAEVYRQEFTNMQTQVKITSISPGFVDTEIITPAMAEKIADMPRLQADDIADALIYCLQTPPHVQIHELTIKPVGEKI; this is encoded by the exons ATGGAACGTTGGAATAAACGCGTTGCTGTAGTTACTGGCGCTAGTTCAGGCATTGGTGCTGCCATCGTCCGTCATCTCGCCAACAAGGGGCTAATTGTTGTTGGTCTGGCTCGGCGTGCGGAACGCATTCAAGCGCTGAGAAATGAAGTGGAGCCCAGTGCTCGCAATCGCGTGCATGCGCTGCGTTGCGATATGCGCAATGAGGCAGAAATCGTTGCTGCTTTCAAGGAAATCGAAGCTAAACACGGACCAGTGGCGGTTTTGGTAAATAACGCCGGTATTGGCCGTGCTAGCTCTTTGTTGGACGAAGGCAATTCGCAGGATGCGCGAGATATAGTTGAAACCAATATATTGGGCATTGTTTATGCCACACGTGAGGCCTTCCGTTCGATGAAGGCGAATGGTGGTACAGGCCATGTTTTCTTAATCAACAGCGTGGCTGGACATAGAGTGCCAAGCGTCCTAAATATGCCGATGAATCTTTATTCACCATCCAAATATGCGGTAACGGCGATGGCCGAAGTTTATCGTCAAGAATTTACGAATATGCAAACCCAAGTGAAAATTACG AGTATAAGCCCTGGCTTTGTGGACACTGAAATCATCACTCCAGCAATGGCTGAAAAAATAGCGGACATGCCACGTTTGCAGGCCGATGATATAGCCGATGCCTTGATTTACTGTCTGCAGACACCACCACATGTGCAG ATTCATGAGCTCACCATAAAGCCTGTTGGAGAAAAGATATAA